One Peromyscus leucopus breed LL Stock chromosome 20, UCI_PerLeu_2.1, whole genome shotgun sequence genomic region harbors:
- the Prr13 gene encoding proline-rich protein 13 → MWNPNAGPNPYPPHAVCPGGPNPACPPPVNHPAFPPGPCPPGVPQGNPAFPPCRPPYPVPQPGCPGYPPSGPYPPPCPPPAPGMCPVNPLAPGTVYPGTVVDKKMRKKMKKAHKKMHKHHKHGKHSSSSSSSSSSDSD, encoded by the exons ATGTGGAATCCTAATGCTG GGCCTAATCCATATCCACCCCATGCCGTGTGCCCAGGAGGTCCCAATCCCGCCTGTCCACCGCCTGTCAATCATCCTGCCTTTCCTCCTGGCCCCTGTCCTCCAGGAGTTCCCCAGGGAAACCCAGCCTTCCCTCCGTGTCGACCCCCTTATCCTGTACCTCAACCAGGATGTCCAGGATACCCACCCTCAGGTCCCTACCCTCCCCCATGCCCACCACCTGCTCCTGGCATGTGCCCTGTGAATCCTCTGGCTCCTGGCACGGTATACCCGGGAACAGTGGTAGACAAGAAAATgcggaagaagatgaagaaagctCATAAAAAGATGCACAAACACCACAAGCATGGAAAG cattcttcctcttcctcctcctcttccagcaGTGACTCTGACTGA